Proteins from a single region of Carassius auratus strain Wakin unplaced genomic scaffold, ASM336829v1 scaf_tig00217771, whole genome shotgun sequence:
- the LOC113102916 gene encoding uncharacterized protein LOC113102916 — protein MQFLMDQDMQVSALITDRNRQVAKWVREKMCSEGTRHFFDVWHIGKSVQKALDAAAKERDCEDLKLWRPAIINHLYWTAASTPTGDPDEMQAKWQSMINHVQDIHEHSTPAFTSCAHPPLEGEARNKEWLEPGSPAATKLESVAARKALVKDIRQLSPQHQTFSLEAYHSLILHFAPKHTGFSFLGMYSRLLLAALHFNSNGNRDVARTSEGEGRYAVRYPRFRKGGWVVHPIKEKPSYGYATNLMVSLVEEYCKSPQALQESSAVLSSAAPPPLTSSLQKVAKDEAVSLHLARHSRFNM, from the exons ATGCAGTTCCTGATGGACCAAGACATGCAAGTATCTGCTCTGATAACAGACAGAAATCGGCAG GTGGCCAAGTGGGTACGTGAGAAAATGTGTTCAGAAGGAACAAGGCATTTCTTTGACGTCTGGCATATTGGGAAAA GTGTACAGAAAGCACTGGATGCTGCTGCAAAAGAGAGGGACTGTGAGGATCTGAAGCTGTGGAGGCCAGCCATCATCAACCATCTCTACTGGACCGCAGCTTCCACCCCTACAGGAGATCCAGATGAGATGCAGGCAAAATGGCAGAGTATGATAAATCATGTACAGGACATACATGAACACAGCACTCCTGCATTTACCAGCTGCGCACATCCACCGTTGGAAGGAGAGGCAAGAAACAAGGAGTGGCTGGAACCAG gATCACCAGCAGCCACTAAACTGGAGAGTGTAGCTGCCAGGAAAGCACTGGTAAAGGATATTCGACAATTGTCACCTCAGCATCAGACATTCTCCCTGGAGGCCTACCATTCCCTCATTCTGCACTTTGCTCCCAAACACACTGGCTTTTCTTTTCTTGGGATGTACAGCAG ACTTCTCTTGGCAGCCCTACATTTCAATAGTAATGGCAACCGAGATGTAGCGCGAACTAGTGAGGGTGAGGGACGCTACGCTGTTCGCTACCCACGGTTTCGGAAAGGTGGCTGGGTAGTCCACCCCATCAAGGAGAAACCATCTTACG GATACGCAACAAATCTTATGGTCTCTCTGGTAGAGGAATACTGCAAGTCACCACAGGCCCTACAAGAAAGCAGTGCCGTCTTGTCCTCTGCTGCACCGCCCCCCCTCACCTCTTCCCTCCAGAAGGTTGCCAAGGATGAGGCAGTCAGCCTCCATCTCGCACGACACTCACGTTTTAACATGTAA